One region of Chryseobacterium sp. SORGH_AS_0447 genomic DNA includes:
- a CDS encoding S9 family peptidase, which produces MKKFLLTLTVAAAFQSLSAQEITLDKIYSGYYRGKGIAGITSMKNGENYLVIEQGGIAKYSYKTSQKEGNIVDGRFESYEFSDDESKILLLKESQPIYRHSFLGTFEVKDLKSGKVTSLNNGNTVQEPRFSPDASKVAFIADNNLFYQDLNSGKITQITTDGKKNAILNGLADWVYEEEFGHARQYEWTKNSDAIVFVKSDESQVPEIYIPIYGKTLYPTEMRYKYPKAGEKNSVVSAQLYRLDNGKTIPLNLGSFKNYYIPNVFQTAKADEIVLITSERIQNASDVLKVNTKTGAVQKLFTETDEKWIDTDSPTLEFLEDDSFLWASERDGNRHLYWYDKDGKLKKQVTKGNWEVTDYYGYNPKSKEIYVQTTEKGSINKVISKVNIENGKSQLISNAEGNNSANFSKNYNYFIETSSTAAKPYTFVLKDGNGKTVKELQNNEAQLQKLKADNFVDKEFITIPNGAGDQMNAWIIKPKNFDKNKKYPLFMFQYSGPGSQQVSNSWDNGNGIWFEMLAQKGYVVACVDGRGTGYKGAKFKKVTYMDLGKYEIEDQITAAKWFGNQSYIDKTRIGMFGWSFGGYMTSLAMTKGADVFKMGIAVAPVTNWRYYDSVYTERFMRTPQENPDGYDKNSPTEYANLLKGKFLLIHGTADDNVHFQNSMEFSEALIQNKKQFDFMAYPDKNHGIYGGQTRPQLYQKMTDFILENL; this is translated from the coding sequence ATGAAAAAATTCTTACTTACCCTTACAGTAGCTGCAGCATTTCAAAGCTTATCTGCTCAGGAAATCACTTTAGATAAAATATATTCAGGATATTACCGTGGAAAAGGTATTGCCGGAATTACATCTATGAAAAACGGTGAAAACTATCTGGTGATCGAACAGGGCGGCATCGCCAAATATTCCTACAAAACCTCCCAGAAAGAGGGAAATATTGTAGACGGACGTTTTGAAAGCTATGAGTTTTCGGATGACGAATCCAAAATCCTTCTGCTGAAAGAAAGCCAGCCGATTTACAGGCATTCTTTTTTAGGCACATTCGAGGTAAAAGACCTGAAATCAGGAAAAGTAACCAGCCTAAATAACGGGAATACCGTACAGGAACCGAGATTCTCTCCTGATGCTAGCAAAGTTGCTTTTATTGCAGACAATAACCTGTTCTACCAGGATCTGAATAGCGGTAAAATCACCCAGATCACCACCGATGGAAAGAAGAATGCTATCCTGAACGGTCTGGCAGACTGGGTATATGAAGAAGAGTTCGGACATGCAAGACAGTATGAATGGACGAAGAATTCCGATGCCATTGTTTTTGTAAAATCTGATGAAAGCCAGGTTCCGGAAATTTATATCCCGATTTACGGGAAAACGCTGTATCCTACGGAAATGCGTTACAAATATCCTAAGGCAGGAGAAAAAAATTCTGTTGTTTCGGCACAGTTATACCGTTTGGACAACGGGAAAACGATTCCGCTGAATCTGGGATCATTTAAAAATTACTACATCCCCAATGTATTCCAGACCGCCAAAGCGGATGAAATCGTCCTGATTACTTCCGAGAGAATCCAGAATGCTTCCGATGTATTAAAAGTGAATACCAAAACCGGAGCGGTTCAGAAATTATTTACAGAGACCGATGAGAAGTGGATCGATACCGACAGCCCAACCCTTGAATTCCTGGAGGACGATTCTTTCCTTTGGGCATCCGAAAGAGACGGGAATCGACATTTATATTGGTATGACAAGGATGGAAAACTGAAAAAACAGGTAACGAAAGGCAATTGGGAAGTAACTGATTATTACGGCTACAATCCGAAATCCAAAGAGATTTACGTTCAGACGACCGAAAAAGGAAGCATCAACAAAGTGATTTCCAAAGTAAATATCGAAAACGGTAAATCCCAGCTGATCTCTAACGCGGAAGGAAATAATTCCGCCAATTTCAGCAAAAACTACAATTACTTCATTGAAACGTCTTCCACTGCTGCAAAACCGTATACTTTTGTCTTAAAGGACGGAAACGGAAAAACCGTAAAAGAGCTTCAGAACAATGAGGCACAGCTTCAGAAACTGAAGGCCGACAACTTTGTGGATAAAGAGTTCATCACCATTCCAAACGGAGCCGGAGACCAGATGAATGCCTGGATTATTAAGCCTAAAAACTTTGATAAAAATAAAAAATATCCGCTCTTTATGTTCCAGTATTCAGGCCCGGGTTCCCAGCAGGTTTCCAATTCCTGGGATAACGGAAACGGGATCTGGTTTGAAATGCTGGCGCAAAAAGGTTATGTGGTTGCTTGTGTAGACGGCCGTGGAACCGGGTATAAGGGAGCGAAATTCAAGAAAGTTACCTATATGGATCTTGGTAAATATGAGATTGAAGACCAGATTACCGCTGCCAAATGGTTCGGGAACCAATCGTACATCGATAAAACCAGAATCGGAATGTTTGGATGGAGCTTCGGAGGATATATGACCAGCCTTGCCATGACCAAAGGTGCTGATGTCTTCAAAATGGGAATCGCGGTTGCACCGGTTACGAACTGGAGATATTACGATTCCGTTTATACGGAAAGATTCATGAGAACGCCTCAGGAGAACCCGGACGGCTACGATAAAAACTCCCCGACCGAATACGCGAATTTACTGAAAGGGAAATTCCTGCTGATCCACGGTACGGCTGATGACAACGTGCATTTCCAGAATTCCATGGAGTTTTCGGAAGCCTTGATCCAGAACAAAAAACAGTTCGACTTCATGGCCTATCCGGATAAAAACCACGGCATTTACGGCGGCCAGACCAGACCTCAACTGTATCAGAAAATGACTGATTTTATTCTGGAGAATCTGTAG
- a CDS encoding YhcG family protein, which produces MEISEDVLFQSIKEMVIQSREKVFRMANSTLLFTYWQIGKLIVEEEQKGKERAAYGKYTLKNLSKKLTLEFGKGFDYTNLSNMRKFFIAFPIVDALRQQLSWTHYRLLIKLSDSEKIDYYINESIQNNWNSRDLKRQINSLAYERVIEPQKSPAETIQNVLKDPYIFEFLGLKPDEKISEKDLETAIIDHIQKFLLEFGKGFAFVARQQHIVTDTSDFYIDLVFYNYILKCFVIIDLKTGELSHQDIGQIDMYVRMYDDLKRGEGDNPTIGILLCSEKDETIVKYSVLNDKNNLFASKYLLYLPKEEELKQLIDQDRIRFELDQDDHPTFN; this is translated from the coding sequence ATGGAAATTTCTGAGGACGTTTTATTCCAGTCGATAAAGGAGATGGTGATCCAGTCGCGCGAGAAAGTATTCCGCATGGCCAATTCTACCCTGCTTTTTACCTACTGGCAAATCGGGAAACTGATTGTTGAAGAGGAGCAGAAAGGAAAAGAGCGCGCTGCATATGGAAAATACACCTTAAAAAATCTTTCCAAAAAACTGACGCTGGAATTCGGGAAAGGGTTTGACTATACCAATCTTTCCAATATGCGTAAGTTTTTTATTGCATTTCCAATTGTTGACGCATTGCGTCAACAATTGAGTTGGACACACTATCGATTATTAATAAAGCTTAGTGATTCAGAAAAAATCGACTACTATATCAACGAATCCATTCAGAACAACTGGAATTCCAGAGATTTAAAGCGCCAGATCAATTCTTTGGCTTATGAAAGGGTAATCGAACCACAAAAGAGTCCTGCAGAAACAATTCAGAATGTATTGAAAGACCCTTATATTTTTGAATTCCTCGGACTGAAACCGGATGAGAAGATTTCCGAAAAAGACCTTGAAACCGCCATCATCGATCATATTCAAAAATTTTTACTCGAATTCGGAAAAGGTTTTGCTTTCGTAGCACGGCAACAGCATATCGTTACTGATACTTCCGATTTTTATATCGATCTTGTCTTTTACAATTACATCCTGAAATGTTTCGTCATTATCGATCTTAAAACCGGTGAACTTTCCCATCAGGACATCGGCCAGATTGATATGTACGTAAGAATGTACGATGACCTGAAGCGCGGGGAAGGCGATAATCCTACCATCGGCATTTTGTTATGTTCTGAAAAAGATGAAACTATTGTAAAATATTCCGTGCTGAATGATAAGAATAATCTTTTTGCCAGCAAATACCTTTTATACCTTCCGAAAGAAGAGGAACTGAAACAGCTTATCGATCAGGACCGCATCCGTTTCGAACTGGATCAGGATGACCATCCAACTTTTAATTAA
- the glgP gene encoding alpha-glucan family phosphorylase, which translates to MDFKNFKVPFEVNPQYSKKVAYFSMEFAIEQVLKIYSGGLGFLAGSHMRSAYNLKQDLIGIGILWKFGYYDQARNHDQTLQPTWTKKMYSFLKDTNIKFQIEIHSAPVWVKVWYLDPEIFHTAPMFFLSTDVPENDHVSKTICHKLYDANEATKLAQYILLGKGGAQLLDELNIERDVYHLNEAHGLPAAFHLLKKYNGNLNRVKEKLVFTTHTPEEAGNEKHNLRLCHDMSYFSGLTMQEVKHIEGSDDDRFNHSLCALRMAREANGVSQLHGDVSRKMWSKYPGICEITSVTNAQEFKYWADQPLYKAKDDNDETAFDERKKHLKKKLFKIVADQTGNLFDPNIFTIVWARRFAGYKRADLLLHDKNRFYKLLNHPKYPIQMIWAGKPYPMDYSAISTFNSLVEESKNNKHLAVLTGYELSLSKSLKQGSDLWLNNPRVPREASGTSGMTAAMNGSVNLSTDDGWIPEFAKHGENSFVVPKCDYENMSVYEQDNYDLNKLYEILENEILPAYYDQPDQWRKIQYNSMNDVKDQFNSDRMADEYYRLLYNQQ; encoded by the coding sequence ATGGATTTTAAAAATTTTAAAGTACCCTTTGAGGTAAATCCGCAATATTCTAAAAAAGTAGCCTATTTCTCAATGGAATTTGCCATTGAGCAGGTATTGAAAATATATTCCGGAGGACTTGGATTTCTGGCAGGCTCACATATGAGAAGCGCCTATAACCTGAAACAGGATCTTATCGGGATAGGGATTCTCTGGAAGTTCGGCTATTACGATCAGGCCAGAAACCATGACCAGACTTTGCAGCCGACCTGGACGAAAAAAATGTACAGTTTCCTGAAGGATACGAACATCAAGTTCCAGATTGAAATCCACAGTGCACCGGTTTGGGTAAAAGTATGGTATCTCGATCCTGAAATTTTCCATACGGCACCGATGTTTTTCCTTTCCACGGATGTTCCTGAGAACGATCATGTTTCAAAAACCATCTGCCACAAACTTTATGATGCCAATGAAGCGACGAAGCTGGCACAATACATTTTGCTTGGAAAAGGCGGCGCCCAGCTGTTGGACGAGCTGAACATCGAAAGGGATGTCTATCATCTGAATGAAGCCCACGGACTTCCTGCAGCCTTTCATTTACTAAAAAAATACAACGGTAATCTGAATAGGGTTAAAGAAAAACTTGTTTTCACCACCCATACTCCGGAAGAAGCAGGAAATGAAAAGCACAATTTAAGACTCTGCCATGACATGTCTTATTTTTCAGGTTTAACCATGCAGGAGGTGAAGCATATCGAAGGCTCGGACGACGACCGTTTCAACCATTCGTTATGCGCCCTGAGAATGGCAAGGGAAGCTAACGGCGTTTCTCAGCTTCACGGCGACGTATCCAGGAAGATGTGGAGCAAATATCCGGGAATCTGTGAAATCACTTCGGTTACGAATGCACAGGAATTTAAATACTGGGCAGACCAACCGCTGTATAAAGCCAAAGACGACAATGACGAAACGGCTTTCGATGAACGTAAAAAGCATTTGAAGAAAAAACTCTTTAAGATTGTAGCCGACCAAACCGGAAATTTATTTGATCCGAATATTTTCACTATTGTCTGGGCCAGAAGGTTTGCCGGATACAAACGCGCCGATCTTCTTCTGCACGATAAGAACCGTTTTTATAAATTATTGAACCATCCTAAGTATCCGATCCAAATGATCTGGGCCGGAAAACCTTATCCGATGGATTATTCGGCAATTTCCACTTTCAATTCCCTGGTGGAAGAAAGCAAAAACAATAAACACCTCGCGGTACTTACAGGCTATGAGCTTTCTCTGAGCAAATCCCTGAAACAAGGCTCTGATCTGTGGCTGAATAACCCCAGAGTACCGAGAGAAGCCTCCGGAACTTCAGGAATGACAGCGGCCATGAACGGTTCGGTAAATCTTTCCACAGATGACGGATGGATTCCCGAATTTGCCAAACATGGTGAAAATTCCTTTGTGGTACCTAAATGTGATTACGAAAACATGAGCGTTTATGAACAGGATAATTATGATCTGAATAAATTATACGAAATCCTTGAAAATGAAATTCTGCCTGCTTATTATGACCAGCCAGATCAATGGAGAAAAATCCAGTACAATTCGATGAACGATGTGAAAGATCAGTTCAACAGTGACCGAATGGCGGATGAATATTACAGGCTGCTTTATAATCAGCAGTAA
- a CDS encoding peptide MFS transporter, with protein MDNIDALSPKQDEFVENKGSRHPKGLWVLFGTEMWERFNFYGMRALLTLFMVNSLLIKEADAAIIYGGFLALCYLTPLLGGFIADKYIGNRNAILIGGSLMAIGQFLLFISASTFSGSIDSAKTFMWLALFIIIFGNGFFKPNISSMVGSLYPKQEKSKLDSAFTIFYMGINIGAFLGQFICPYVGDVKDAATGVRDIFAFKWGFLAASIAMVIGTITFFILKNKYVVTPEGRPIGGLPKHNTSADFEEGETQTAKFSGTALGITGGLFVILFFAFRYLLVGEFGFKAVEMGQLIKGIIYPFIYAAGISLAFLIMSSAENKVERQRIWVIYIVSFFIIFFWAAFEQAGSSLTFIADNQTDRNILGWNMPPSMVQIFNGIFVVVLAVPFSLIWDKLRAKGKEPVSPMKQAMGLALIALSYFIIAHNVKDLGNSGLLAIKWLMLLYFIQTCGELCLSPIGLSLVGKLAPKRFASLLYGVFFISNAAGYALAGSLGALIPATGDKFSKAQEIGVNLQDVLDKKVTLNPEQVAAFEKAQLPLENPTFAGFEIHNLFEFFMVFVVLCGIAAVILALISPILKKMMHGVN; from the coding sequence ATGGATAATATTGATGCATTAAGTCCGAAACAGGATGAATTTGTAGAGAATAAAGGTTCCAGACATCCAAAAGGATTATGGGTTCTTTTCGGAACCGAAATGTGGGAGCGTTTCAATTTTTATGGGATGAGAGCCCTTCTGACGCTCTTCATGGTAAATTCCTTATTGATTAAAGAAGCAGATGCAGCAATCATCTATGGCGGATTTTTAGCTTTGTGTTATCTTACGCCGCTTTTGGGTGGATTTATTGCTGATAAATACATTGGTAACAGAAATGCCATCTTAATCGGCGGATCTTTAATGGCCATCGGTCAGTTTCTGCTTTTCATCAGTGCTTCAACATTTTCCGGAAGCATAGACAGTGCAAAAACATTTATGTGGCTGGCTTTATTCATTATCATTTTCGGTAACGGATTCTTTAAGCCGAACATCTCTTCGATGGTGGGAAGCCTTTATCCAAAGCAGGAAAAATCAAAGCTGGATTCGGCATTTACCATTTTCTATATGGGGATCAACATTGGGGCATTCCTGGGTCAGTTTATCTGTCCGTATGTAGGGGATGTAAAAGATGCTGCTACAGGCGTAAGAGACATCTTCGCTTTCAAATGGGGATTCCTGGCAGCTTCAATTGCTATGGTGATCGGTACCATCACGTTCTTTATCCTTAAAAATAAATATGTAGTAACTCCGGAAGGAAGACCGATCGGAGGATTACCAAAACATAATACAAGTGCTGATTTTGAAGAAGGTGAAACCCAGACCGCTAAGTTCTCAGGAACGGCATTGGGAATTACCGGAGGATTATTTGTAATCTTATTCTTTGCTTTCAGATATCTTCTTGTGGGAGAATTCGGATTTAAGGCCGTGGAAATGGGACAACTGATCAAAGGAATTATTTATCCTTTCATTTATGCAGCCGGTATTTCATTGGCATTCCTGATCATGAGCTCTGCCGAAAATAAAGTGGAAAGACAGAGAATCTGGGTAATCTATATCGTATCGTTCTTTATTATTTTCTTCTGGGCTGCTTTCGAGCAGGCAGGTTCTTCATTAACTTTTATTGCCGATAACCAGACCGACAGGAATATCCTGGGATGGAATATGCCGCCTTCAATGGTTCAGATCTTCAACGGTATTTTCGTAGTGGTATTGGCCGTTCCTTTCAGTTTGATCTGGGATAAACTGAGAGCAAAAGGAAAAGAACCGGTATCCCCTATGAAGCAGGCAATGGGTCTTGCCCTGATTGCTTTAAGCTACTTCATTATTGCTCATAACGTAAAAGATCTTGGAAATTCAGGATTATTGGCCATCAAATGGTTAATGCTGTTATATTTCATCCAAACCTGTGGTGAGCTTTGTCTTTCTCCGATCGGGTTATCTTTAGTAGGTAAACTGGCTCCGAAAAGATTCGCTTCATTGCTTTACGGGGTATTCTTCATCTCCAATGCTGCCGGATACGCTTTGGCAGGTTCATTGGGAGCACTGATTCCTGCTACGGGAGATAAGTTTTCCAAAGCACAGGAAATCGGGGTAAATCTTCAGGACGTTCTGGATAAAAAAGTAACTCTGAACCCTGAACAGGTTGCCGCCTTTGAAAAGGCACAGCTACCATTGGAAAATCCGACTTTTGCAGGATTCGAAATCCATAACCTGTTTGAATTCTTTATGGTATTCGTGGTGCTTTGTGGGATTGCAGCGGTTATTCTGGCTTTAATTTCACCGATTTTAAAGAAAATGATGCACGGTGTAAACTAA
- a CDS encoding peptide MFS transporter, whose protein sequence is MNLTLNEIQNFKGKYPRQIWSLFFSEMWERFCFYGMRGMLVFFMISQLNFHESEANLQYGATQAFVYAFTFIGGLFADKILGFRKSLFWGGLLMIVGSLILAADPHKFFFLGIAFTVVGTGFFKPNISSMVGQLYKPNDSRADAGFSLFYAGINLGALLGGYLCIAIGKGEILAKIIPEALRWNVAFGLAAIVMVISLINFLFTQKMLGPIGLQPGHPDNETKSVPMPKWFEYGVYALSLIFVPIIMIMVAKTEYTDYFMWTVGPLTLIYLFYEMSKVTPSERKKLWAALVFILFSILFWGIYEQSGGSLSIFAAKNLNKDLLGLDPNGVNNSGGAFFIIFLAPLIGLLWIWLNKRKIEPNTIIKFGLGFIFLGLGYYILFATRFFADLQGITSLNFFTIALLVITLGELCLSPIGLSIMTKLSTKNLQGMMMGMWFLASAYGQYVAGIIGAGLATAKEGSTNYDSLITYTDGYKQLGLYAVIAGVVLIMISPFVKKLMQDVK, encoded by the coding sequence ATGAATTTAACTTTAAACGAAATACAGAATTTTAAAGGAAAATACCCAAGACAGATCTGGAGCCTTTTCTTTTCTGAAATGTGGGAACGTTTCTGTTTCTACGGAATGAGGGGAATGCTGGTCTTCTTTATGATTTCCCAGCTTAATTTTCACGAAAGTGAAGCCAATCTTCAATACGGTGCCACCCAGGCTTTTGTATATGCCTTTACTTTTATCGGAGGCTTATTTGCCGATAAAATTTTAGGATTCAGGAAATCGCTTTTCTGGGGTGGGCTTCTGATGATTGTCGGAAGCTTGATTCTTGCAGCCGATCCTCACAAATTTTTCTTCTTAGGTATTGCGTTTACTGTTGTTGGTACCGGTTTCTTTAAACCCAATATTTCATCGATGGTCGGCCAGCTGTATAAGCCGAATGATTCAAGGGCAGACGCAGGATTCTCACTTTTTTATGCAGGAATTAATCTTGGTGCTTTGTTGGGAGGTTATCTTTGTATAGCTATCGGCAAAGGTGAAATTTTAGCCAAAATCATTCCGGAAGCTTTACGGTGGAATGTTGCTTTTGGACTGGCAGCTATTGTAATGGTAATAAGCCTAATCAATTTTCTTTTTACTCAAAAAATGCTGGGACCCATCGGGCTGCAGCCGGGACATCCTGATAACGAAACCAAATCCGTTCCTATGCCGAAATGGTTTGAATATGGAGTCTATGCCTTATCGCTGATTTTTGTTCCGATAATTATGATCATGGTAGCTAAAACAGAGTATACCGATTATTTCATGTGGACTGTAGGACCCCTGACTTTAATTTATTTGTTTTACGAAATGTCTAAAGTGACACCTTCGGAACGCAAAAAACTTTGGGCCGCCCTGGTTTTCATTCTGTTTTCTATTTTATTCTGGGGAATTTACGAGCAGAGCGGAGGTTCTTTAAGTATTTTCGCTGCTAAAAATTTAAATAAAGATTTATTAGGCCTGGATCCGAACGGTGTCAATAATTCAGGAGGAGCCTTTTTTATTATTTTCCTTGCCCCATTAATCGGGCTGTTATGGATCTGGCTGAATAAAAGAAAAATCGAACCCAATACAATTATCAAGTTCGGACTAGGATTTATATTCCTTGGCTTAGGATATTATATTTTATTTGCTACCAGATTCTTTGCAGATCTCCAGGGCATTACTTCACTGAATTTTTTCACCATTGCATTACTGGTGATTACATTGGGGGAACTTTGCCTTTCTCCTATCGGTTTGTCGATTATGACAAAACTATCCACCAAAAACCTTCAGGGAATGATGATGGGAATGTGGTTCCTGGCTTCCGCCTACGGTCAGTATGTTGCAGGAATCATCGGAGCAGGGCTTGCTACGGCAAAAGAGGGTTCCACCAATTATGATTCACTGATTACGTATACTGATGGTTATAAGCAATTGGGACTATACGCCGTTATTGCCGGTGTTGTATTAATAATGATTTCTCCTTTTGTAAAAAAATTAATGCAGGATGTGAAATAA
- a CDS encoding DUF6496 domain-containing protein — protein MSKTKYSEKAQDKVGKVMHEFKEGKLKSSSGEKVKSRKQAVAIGISEAKEKGLKVPKKKKD, from the coding sequence ATGAGCAAGACCAAATATTCAGAAAAGGCTCAGGACAAAGTAGGAAAGGTAATGCACGAATTCAAGGAAGGAAAATTGAAATCTTCTTCCGGCGAGAAAGTAAAAAGCAGGAAACAGGCCGTAGCCATCGGTATTTCCGAAGCAAAAGAAAAAGGCTTAAAAGTGCCTAAAAAGAAAAAAGATTAA
- a CDS encoding peptide MFS transporter, with the protein MKTKHPKGLPFLFFTEMWERFGYYLILGIFVLYVIEPAGIKGGLGLPDKTADDIFGTYIALTYLTPFIGGFLADRVLGYIKSIYIGGVLMAAGYIGMGVFKDLTLFYSSLALIIIGNGFFKPTISTLLGNLYSEEPYKANKDSGYNIFYMGINIGAFICNIIAAFMRNKFGWGEAFITAGVGMLVGLVIFTIGRKHYLHAAQMKPVQEGDTKLSEILLKVFLPAIIAGAIGWVIPGNIFGSDNTDAFIFACVPVIYFYGSLYFKAKPEEKSSIGALLSVFMISMFFWAVFKQNGTALTRWANYYTDRSVPASMEKPLEDIYMVERKSYEDKEVPVYNDQYQSQKDEDGKTIKTTGKDIYFKNISDLDRKSLGGTGSNEVYLYNTELFQSINPFWVIALTPVVVGFWAFLRRRGKEPLTPTKIVLGLFISALSCLVMVLAVWAGDNGAVKVSPWWLVASYGVITVGELCLSPMGLSFVSKLSPARITALMMGGFFLANSVGNKLSGILASTWYNYDNKINYFLVNFALLIFATLLGLSMLKRLNRIMKEKGH; encoded by the coding sequence ATGAAGACTAAACATCCTAAGGGATTGCCTTTCCTCTTCTTTACGGAAATGTGGGAACGTTTCGGTTACTACCTGATTCTTGGAATTTTTGTACTGTATGTCATCGAACCGGCCGGTATCAAAGGCGGTCTCGGGCTTCCCGATAAAACGGCAGACGATATTTTCGGGACTTACATTGCACTTACCTATCTTACGCCTTTTATCGGTGGTTTTCTCGCTGACCGGGTATTGGGTTATATCAAATCCATCTATATCGGAGGGGTCCTCATGGCTGCCGGATATATCGGGATGGGTGTTTTCAAAGACCTGACGTTATTTTATTCTTCATTAGCATTAATTATTATTGGGAACGGTTTCTTCAAACCAACCATTTCTACCCTCCTCGGAAACCTGTATTCTGAAGAACCTTATAAAGCCAATAAAGATTCCGGATACAATATTTTCTATATGGGGATTAATATCGGGGCTTTTATCTGCAATATTATCGCAGCCTTTATGCGGAATAAATTCGGCTGGGGAGAAGCATTTATTACAGCCGGGGTAGGTATGCTTGTCGGACTGGTAATTTTTACCATCGGCAGAAAGCACTATCTTCATGCTGCCCAGATGAAGCCCGTACAGGAAGGTGATACCAAGCTTTCTGAAATTTTGTTGAAGGTTTTCCTACCTGCTATCATTGCCGGAGCAATCGGCTGGGTGATTCCCGGGAATATTTTCGGAAGTGATAATACGGATGCCTTCATTTTCGCCTGTGTCCCGGTGATCTATTTTTATGGGTCCCTTTATTTTAAAGCAAAACCGGAAGAAAAATCCTCTATCGGAGCTTTATTATCTGTTTTTATGATCAGCATGTTTTTCTGGGCGGTCTTCAAGCAGAATGGTACTGCCTTAACAAGATGGGCCAATTATTATACGGATAGAAGCGTTCCCGCTTCAATGGAAAAACCGCTGGAAGATATTTACATGGTTGAACGAAAAAGTTATGAAGACAAAGAAGTTCCTGTATACAACGATCAATATCAGTCCCAAAAGGATGAAGACGGAAAAACCATTAAGACAACAGGAAAAGATATCTACTTTAAAAATATTTCAGATCTGGATCGCAAATCTCTGGGAGGCACAGGCTCAAATGAAGTTTATCTATACAACACCGAATTATTTCAGTCGATCAATCCGTTTTGGGTAATTGCGCTGACACCCGTAGTGGTTGGTTTCTGGGCCTTTTTAAGAAGGCGTGGAAAAGAACCTCTGACACCTACAAAAATTGTCCTCGGACTTTTTATTTCCGCATTATCCTGTCTGGTTATGGTATTAGCCGTTTGGGCCGGAGACAATGGTGCGGTAAAAGTTTCGCCATGGTGGCTGGTAGCGAGTTATGGAGTGATCACCGTAGGAGAATTATGTCTATCGCCGATGGGGTTATCCTTTGTTTCAAAACTTTCTCCTGCAAGAATTACGGCCCTGATGATGGGTGGTTTCTTCCTGGCCAACTCAGTCGGAAACAAGCTTTCAGGAATTCTGGCCAGTACCTGGTACAATTACGATAATAAAATAAATTATTTCCTGGTCAATTTCGCATTGCTAATATTTGCTACTCTTTTAGGACTTTCCATGCTGAAAAGACTGAATAGAATCATGAAAGAAAAAGGACATTAA
- a CDS encoding thioredoxin fold domain-containing protein yields MKKVISILCLFLMTFSFAQVKWMTIEEALKAQKENPKKILIDFYADWCGPCKIMDKKTYGHQVIADILNENYYPVKFNAEEKKTVEIFGRKFSNENKEHKKGRNSLHGFTQYMNVAAVPSTVFLDENGGPITILQGELSAKELEPYLEFISKDLFKKIRSREQWEDYQKKFKSKIKD; encoded by the coding sequence ATGAAGAAGGTGATAAGCATACTCTGCCTGTTTTTGATGACGTTCAGCTTTGCGCAGGTAAAGTGGATGACGATTGAAGAGGCCCTGAAAGCACAAAAAGAAAATCCTAAAAAGATACTGATCGATTTTTACGCAGATTGGTGCGGCCCATGCAAGATCATGGATAAAAAAACGTACGGTCATCAGGTGATTGCCGATATTTTAAATGAAAATTACTATCCGGTAAAATTTAATGCAGAAGAAAAGAAAACCGTTGAGATCTTCGGCAGAAAGTTTTCCAATGAAAATAAGGAACATAAAAAAGGAAGAAATTCACTGCACGGATTTACCCAGTATATGAATGTCGCCGCTGTTCCGAGCACGGTATTCCTGGATGAAAACGGAGGTCCGATTACGATCTTACAGGGCGAGTTGTCCGCAAAGGAACTGGAACCCTACCTTGAATTTATTTCCAAAGACCTCTTCAAAAAAATACGTTCCCGGGAGCAGTGGGAAGATTACCAGAAGAAATTTAAATCAAAAATAAAAGATTAA